A part of Pseudoliparis swirei isolate HS2019 ecotype Mariana Trench chromosome 8, NWPU_hadal_v1, whole genome shotgun sequence genomic DNA contains:
- the samd7 gene encoding sterile alpha motif domain-containing protein 7 isoform X1, which yields MKRWVMTFCADSDSTYCTPWSWISRTGLLRCRLQYHICLQVVCVMTPREQLRKMTALGEQGSLDEKHWYRLVNGMSAGELRQRQELIMRNQMAMAPQILSQGQQRLQGVPAQFEPRFMERELVPPSEMVASEARQMHMGSHLGPHLPPHANVMPGRAFPGAAGYGFLPSEPMETVARRQEFIHKQNIARMEMNAILHQKELENAHQKGLMGIDNPMSYPSNHMAFRGRQRMPDGHDVYVHRPTLDELHSNSILMSASPYPPISTLHRERGRRAGRRPNVHKSAESHVSNLKGQTEDKNVERSPGATSGEEKEVEAKGDVGEECPASKAHHHAKIDSEISAGSRKNYKEGEPGLRKACVSSQDGSDVANSGANDKDLSNQCSAFQEKFMYPSTGGTLTGIPYMFPVPGNGFLPSGPPNLFLNSDEVSEDIRKWTVNDVYNFINSVPTCSEYAQTFKDHMIDGETLPLLSEEHLLDTLGLKLGPALKIRSQVSRRMGNMLYMMNLPLATAALQANPEKPADRSSEAGSPVNCNSEEMMASPRDPDVLKSTEHLQETENNSPPSASSETA from the exons ATGAAGAGGTGGGTGATGACCTTCTGTGCAGACTCAGATTCAACATATTGCACACCCTGGTCCTGGATTAGCAGAACTGGATTATTGCGCTGTCGTTTACAGTATCATATTTG CCTTCAGGTCGTGTGTGTCATGACCCCACGAGAGCAGCTGAGGAAGATGACAGCGCTGGGAGAGCAGGGGTCCTTGGATGAGAAGCACTGGTACCGTCTGGTTAACGGCATGTCAGCTGGAG AGCTGAGGCAGAGGCAAGAGTTGATAATGAGGAACCAGATGGCCATGGCTCCACAGATCCTCTCCCAGGGGCAGCAGAGGTTACAGGGGGTCCCAGCGCAGTTTGAACCTCGTTTCATGGAGAG AGAGCTGGTGCCCCCCTCTGAGATGGTAGCATCTGAGGCCAGACAAATGCACATGGGCTCTCACCTGGGTCCACATCTACCTCCCCATGCCAATGTCATGCCCGGGAGAGCTTTTCCTGGAGCAG CTGGCTATGGCTTCTTGCCCTCGGAGCCCATGGAAACAGTTGCCCGGCGACAGGAGTTCATTCACAAGCAAAATATAGCCAG AATGGAGATGAATGCCATTCTGCACCAGAAGGAGCTGGAGAATGCCCACCAGAAGGGACTTATGGGAATTGATAATCCTATGTCGTACCCTTCCAACCACATGGCGTTCAGAGGTCGTCAGCGGATGCCGGACGGCCACGACGTCTACGTCCACCGTCCCACTCTGGATGAACTGCACTCGAACAGCATCCTCATGTCAGCCAGCCCTTACCCACCAATCAGCACGCTGCACCGAGAGAGGGGACGCAGGGCTGGCAGGAGGCCCAACGTGCACAAGAGCGCAGAGAGCCACGTGTCCAACCTGAAGGGCCAAACGGAAGACAAGAATGTGGAGCGGAGCCCGGGAGCCACATcaggggaggagaaagaggtggAGGCAAAGGGGGACGTGGGAGAGGAGTGTCCCGCCAGCAAGGCGCATCATCATGCAAAAATAGACTCTGAAATCTctgcaggaagcaggaagaacTACAAAGAGGGGGAGCCAGGTCTACGTAAAGCCTGTGTGAGCAGTCAAGATGGGTCCGATGTGGCCAACAGCGGAGCAAATGATAAAGACTTATCCAATCAATGTTCAGCTTTCCAGGAGAAGTTTATGTATCCCTCCACTGGTGGAACGCTCACAGGCATTCCGTACATGTTCCCAGTCCCCGGAAATGGTTTCCTTCCATCTG GTCCACCCAATCTCTTTCTCAACAGTGATGAGGTGTCTGAAGACATAAGGAAGTGGACAGTGAATGATGTCTACAACTTCATCAACAGCGTACCCACATGTTCAGAATATGCTCAG ACGTTTAAGGACCACATGATCGACGGGGAGACCCTGCCCCTCCTGTCAGAGGAGCACCTACTGGACACACTGGGACTCAAACTGGGACCGGCTCTTAAGATCCGCTCACAG GTGTCCAGGCGTATGGGCAACATGTTGTACATGATGAACCTGCCGCTCGCCACCGCAGCACTGCAGGCCAATCCTGAGAAGCCTGCAGACCGCTCATCAGAGGCCGGCTCCCCTGTGAACTGCAACAGCGAGGAGATGATGGCGAGTCCAAGAGACCCTGATGTCCTTAAGTCCACAGAGCACCTGCAGGAGACAGAAAACAATTCCCCTCCATCTGCCAGCAGTGAGACGGCCTGA
- the nadkb gene encoding NAD kinase b isoform X2, which translates to MEYSESAPSSERLAVPGGGMTQPSTTSGQLPESSRSPKHQNHLAKSPGRRRKATRTQRPGCSHEQLHGEIERRRLPGQREHLEPSGSASDTAESSPKRRAHFLHGPYPATHFGPKACILPNPTSVMHIQDPASQRLTWNKPPVNVLVIRKIRDETLVEPFKELCRFLVEEKQMMVYVERRVADDASLSKDEAFGSIRNQLCTFREGYDDISECIDLIICLGGDGTLLYASSLFQGSVPPVMAFHLGSLGFLTPFKFESYKTEVAKVFEGNAAITLRSRLKVKVVKDMLQRSGRPPHSPEPPPPEHNRPLPHGHTNNEAGKVTLQLQVLNEVVVDRGPSSYLSNVDLYLDGRLITSVQGDGVIVSTPTGSTAYAAAAGASMIHPNVPAIMVTPICPHSLSFRPIVVPAGVELMITLSPDARNTAWVSFDGRKRQEIQHGDCIKITTSCYPVPSICCHDLVYDWFESLAQCLHWNVRKRQARLEDASDSSDAGS; encoded by the exons ATGGAGTACTCCGAGAGCGCTCCATCGTCGGAGCGCCTGGCGGTGCCGGGCGGAGGCATGACGCAACCCTCAACCACCTCCGGTCAGCTGCCGGAGTCATCCAGGTCCCCGAAGCACCAGAATCACCTGGCCAAGTCTCCAGGGAGACGGCGGAAGGCGACCAGGACGCAGCGACCGGGGTGTAGTCATGAACAGCTGCACGGGGAGATTGAGCGGCGGAGGTTGCCAGGCCAACGCGAGCACTTGGAGCCCTCCGGCTCGGCGAGTGACACAGCTGAAAGCTCTCCTAAGAG gAGAGCCCACTTTCTACATGGACCGTATCCAGCCACTCACTTTGGACCCAAAGCCTGTATCCTGCCCAACCCAACTtcagtcat GCACATCCAGGACCCAGCCAGCCAGCGGCTCACCTGGAATAAACCGCCTGTCAACGTGCTTGTCATCAGGAAAATCCGAGATGAGACCCTCGTCGAGCCGTTCAAAGAGCTCTGCAGGTTTCTAGTGGAG GAGAAGCAGATGATGGTGTACGTGGAGCGCAGGGTGGCAGACGACGCCTCGCTGTCCAAGGACGAGGCCTTTGGTTCCATACGCAACCAGCTGTGCACCttcagagagg GTTACGATGATATCTCTGAGTGCATAGACCTGATCATCTGTCTGGGGGGGGACGGGACTCTGCTCtacgcctcctctctcttccag GGCAGCGTCCCGCCGGTTATGGCGTTCCACCTCGGATCCCTGGGTTTCCTGACGCCCTTCAAATTTGAGTCCTACAAGACGGAAGTGGCCAAAGTGTTTGAAG gcaACGCGGCCATCACTCTGCGCAGTCGTCTtaaggtgaaggtggtgaaggacATGCTTCAGAGAAGCGGCCGGCCGCCTCACAGCccagagccgccgccgccggaacACAACCGGCCTCTTCCTCACGGACACACCAACAACGAGGCCGGGAAGGTCACCCTGCAGCTCCAG GTGTTGAATGAGGTGGTGGTGGACCGAGGCCCGTCCTCCTACCTGTCCAACGTGGACTTATACCTCGATGGCCGGCTCATCACCTCTGTGCAGGGAGACG GTGTGATCGTGTCCACTCCCACAGGCAGCACGGCGTATGCGGCCGCAGCAGGGGCCTCCATGATCCACCCCAATGTACCCGCCATCATGGTCACCCCCATCTGCCCACACTCACTCTCCTTCCGGCCCATCGTCGTCCCTGCCGGGGTGGAGCTCATG atcaCCTTGTCCCCCGACGCCAGGAACACGGCCTGGGTGTCGTTTGACGGCAGGAAGAGGCAGGAGATCCAGCACGGAGACTG CATCAAGATAACGACATCCTGTTACCCGGTGCCCTCCATCTGCTGCCACGACCTCGTGTACGACTGGTTCGAAAGCCTGGCTCAGTGTTTGCACTGGAACGTGCGCAAGAGGCAGGCGCGGCTGGAAGATGCCTCCGACTCGTCGGACGCCGGGAGCtga
- the nadkb gene encoding NAD kinase b isoform X3 → MPVIRHAREERDRHIQDPASQRLTWNKPPVNVLVIRKIRDETLVEPFKELCRFLVEEKQMMVYVERRVADDASLSKDEAFGSIRNQLCTFREGYDDISECIDLIICLGGDGTLLYASSLFQGSVPPVMAFHLGSLGFLTPFKFESYKTEVAKVFEGNAAITLRSRLKVKVVKDMLQRSGRPPHSPEPPPPEHNRPLPHGHTNNEAGKVTLQLQVLNEVVVDRGPSSYLSNVDLYLDGRLITSVQGDGVIVSTPTGSTAYAAAAGASMIHPNVPAIMVTPICPHSLSFRPIVVPAGVELMITLSPDARNTAWVSFDGRKRQEIQHGDWWRSLAVASIMSNLFSSPLFLGLISLFAFSLENSIKITTSCYPVPSICCHDLVYDWFESLAQCLHWNVRKRQARLEDASDSSDAGS, encoded by the exons ATGCCTGTGATCCGCCAcgcaagagaggagagagacag GCACATCCAGGACCCAGCCAGCCAGCGGCTCACCTGGAATAAACCGCCTGTCAACGTGCTTGTCATCAGGAAAATCCGAGATGAGACCCTCGTCGAGCCGTTCAAAGAGCTCTGCAGGTTTCTAGTGGAG GAGAAGCAGATGATGGTGTACGTGGAGCGCAGGGTGGCAGACGACGCCTCGCTGTCCAAGGACGAGGCCTTTGGTTCCATACGCAACCAGCTGTGCACCttcagagagg GTTACGATGATATCTCTGAGTGCATAGACCTGATCATCTGTCTGGGGGGGGACGGGACTCTGCTCtacgcctcctctctcttccag GGCAGCGTCCCGCCGGTTATGGCGTTCCACCTCGGATCCCTGGGTTTCCTGACGCCCTTCAAATTTGAGTCCTACAAGACGGAAGTGGCCAAAGTGTTTGAAG gcaACGCGGCCATCACTCTGCGCAGTCGTCTtaaggtgaaggtggtgaaggacATGCTTCAGAGAAGCGGCCGGCCGCCTCACAGCccagagccgccgccgccggaacACAACCGGCCTCTTCCTCACGGACACACCAACAACGAGGCCGGGAAGGTCACCCTGCAGCTCCAG GTGTTGAATGAGGTGGTGGTGGACCGAGGCCCGTCCTCCTACCTGTCCAACGTGGACTTATACCTCGATGGCCGGCTCATCACCTCTGTGCAGGGAGACG GTGTGATCGTGTCCACTCCCACAGGCAGCACGGCGTATGCGGCCGCAGCAGGGGCCTCCATGATCCACCCCAATGTACCCGCCATCATGGTCACCCCCATCTGCCCACACTCACTCTCCTTCCGGCCCATCGTCGTCCCTGCCGGGGTGGAGCTCATG atcaCCTTGTCCCCCGACGCCAGGAACACGGCCTGGGTGTCGTTTGACGGCAGGAAGAGGCAGGAGATCCAGCACGGAGACTGGTGGAGATCTCTCGCCGTCGCTTCCATCATGTCGAAtttattttcctctcctctATTTTTAGGATTAATTAGCCTTTTTGCTTTTTCTCTCGAAAACAGCATCAAGATAACGACATCCTGTTACCCGGTGCCCTCCATCTGCTGCCACGACCTCGTGTACGACTGGTTCGAAAGCCTGGCTCAGTGTTTGCACTGGAACGTGCGCAAGAGGCAGGCGCGGCTGGAAGATGCCTCCGACTCGTCGGACGCCGGGAGCtga
- the nadkb gene encoding NAD kinase b isoform X1, giving the protein MEYSESAPSSERLAVPGGGMTQPSTTSGQLPESSRSPKHQNHLAKSPGRRRKATRTQRPGCSHEQLHGEIERRRLPGQREHLEPSGSASDTAESSPKRRAHFLHGPYPATHFGPKACILPNPTSVMHIQDPASQRLTWNKPPVNVLVIRKIRDETLVEPFKELCRFLVEEKQMMVYVERRVADDASLSKDEAFGSIRNQLCTFREGYDDISECIDLIICLGGDGTLLYASSLFQGSVPPVMAFHLGSLGFLTPFKFESYKTEVAKVFEGNAAITLRSRLKVKVVKDMLQRSGRPPHSPEPPPPEHNRPLPHGHTNNEAGKVTLQLQVLNEVVVDRGPSSYLSNVDLYLDGRLITSVQGDGVIVSTPTGSTAYAAAAGASMIHPNVPAIMVTPICPHSLSFRPIVVPAGVELMITLSPDARNTAWVSFDGRKRQEIQHGDWWRSLAVASIMSNLFSSPLFLGLISLFAFSLENSIKITTSCYPVPSICCHDLVYDWFESLAQCLHWNVRKRQARLEDASDSSDAGS; this is encoded by the exons ATGGAGTACTCCGAGAGCGCTCCATCGTCGGAGCGCCTGGCGGTGCCGGGCGGAGGCATGACGCAACCCTCAACCACCTCCGGTCAGCTGCCGGAGTCATCCAGGTCCCCGAAGCACCAGAATCACCTGGCCAAGTCTCCAGGGAGACGGCGGAAGGCGACCAGGACGCAGCGACCGGGGTGTAGTCATGAACAGCTGCACGGGGAGATTGAGCGGCGGAGGTTGCCAGGCCAACGCGAGCACTTGGAGCCCTCCGGCTCGGCGAGTGACACAGCTGAAAGCTCTCCTAAGAG gAGAGCCCACTTTCTACATGGACCGTATCCAGCCACTCACTTTGGACCCAAAGCCTGTATCCTGCCCAACCCAACTtcagtcat GCACATCCAGGACCCAGCCAGCCAGCGGCTCACCTGGAATAAACCGCCTGTCAACGTGCTTGTCATCAGGAAAATCCGAGATGAGACCCTCGTCGAGCCGTTCAAAGAGCTCTGCAGGTTTCTAGTGGAG GAGAAGCAGATGATGGTGTACGTGGAGCGCAGGGTGGCAGACGACGCCTCGCTGTCCAAGGACGAGGCCTTTGGTTCCATACGCAACCAGCTGTGCACCttcagagagg GTTACGATGATATCTCTGAGTGCATAGACCTGATCATCTGTCTGGGGGGGGACGGGACTCTGCTCtacgcctcctctctcttccag GGCAGCGTCCCGCCGGTTATGGCGTTCCACCTCGGATCCCTGGGTTTCCTGACGCCCTTCAAATTTGAGTCCTACAAGACGGAAGTGGCCAAAGTGTTTGAAG gcaACGCGGCCATCACTCTGCGCAGTCGTCTtaaggtgaaggtggtgaaggacATGCTTCAGAGAAGCGGCCGGCCGCCTCACAGCccagagccgccgccgccggaacACAACCGGCCTCTTCCTCACGGACACACCAACAACGAGGCCGGGAAGGTCACCCTGCAGCTCCAG GTGTTGAATGAGGTGGTGGTGGACCGAGGCCCGTCCTCCTACCTGTCCAACGTGGACTTATACCTCGATGGCCGGCTCATCACCTCTGTGCAGGGAGACG GTGTGATCGTGTCCACTCCCACAGGCAGCACGGCGTATGCGGCCGCAGCAGGGGCCTCCATGATCCACCCCAATGTACCCGCCATCATGGTCACCCCCATCTGCCCACACTCACTCTCCTTCCGGCCCATCGTCGTCCCTGCCGGGGTGGAGCTCATG atcaCCTTGTCCCCCGACGCCAGGAACACGGCCTGGGTGTCGTTTGACGGCAGGAAGAGGCAGGAGATCCAGCACGGAGACTGGTGGAGATCTCTCGCCGTCGCTTCCATCATGTCGAAtttattttcctctcctctATTTTTAGGATTAATTAGCCTTTTTGCTTTTTCTCTCGAAAACAGCATCAAGATAACGACATCCTGTTACCCGGTGCCCTCCATCTGCTGCCACGACCTCGTGTACGACTGGTTCGAAAGCCTGGCTCAGTGTTTGCACTGGAACGTGCGCAAGAGGCAGGCGCGGCTGGAAGATGCCTCCGACTCGTCGGACGCCGGGAGCtga
- the apoda.2 gene encoding apolipoprotein Da, duplicate 2: protein MKEELLKNVSIKTPEKLRTSLHPGNTGCGGKMNAIQVISLTLLSALAVNAQVLMPGRCPKLAVQENFDTARYLGKWYDVQRLPHAFQKGECCTATYSLKSPGVVGVFNSELLLRCMINVMILCLLQVSFFENAPHAPYWVLSTDYDTYSLVYSCTDLGVMHMDFAWILSREPTLPEETLEELHSTLSSIGVRVDKLLTTSQDAAYCSAMNQ from the exons ATGAAGGAGGAGTTGCTAAAAAATGTATCTATAAAAACTCCAGAAAAACTCAGAACTTCACTGCACCCCGGTAATACAG GTTGTGGAGGAAAAATGAATGCCATCCAGGTGATTTCCCTCACCCTGCTGTCCGCTTTGGCGGTCAACGCTCAGGTCCTCATGCCAGGAAGATGCCCCAAGCTGGCCGTTCAGGAGAACTTTGATACTGCCAGG TACCTTGGTAAGTGGTACGATGTCCAGAGACTGCCGCATGCCTTCCAGAAAGGCGAGTGCTGCACTGCCACCTACAGCCTGAAGAGCCCTGGAGTCGTTGGTGTCTTCAACAGCGAGCTGCT ATTAAGATGCATGATCAATGTGATGATACTGTGCT TGCTGCAGGTCTCCTTCTTTGAGA ACGCTCCCCATGCTCCTTACTGGGTGCTGTCCACCGACTACGACACATACTCTCTGGTCTACAGCTGCACCGACCTCGGCGTGATGCATATGGACTTTGCCTGGATCCTGAGCAGAGAACCCACCCTGCCCGAGGAGACCCTCGAGGAGCTGCACAGCACGCTGTCCTCCATCGGAGTCAGAGTGGACAAGCTGCTCACCACCAGCCAGGATGCAGCTTACTGTAGTGCCATGAACCAGTAA
- the sec62 gene encoding translocation protein SEC62, whose translation MAERRKHKKRIQEVSEPTKEEKAVAKYIRFNCPTKSTTMVGHRVDYFIASKAVDSLMDSKWAKAKKGEEALFTTRESVLDYCNRLLKKQFFHRALKVVKKKPEKDTKKEKEKEKEKEKEKTKGDSGKEEEKKGKKDKEKKKEPEAVETKKEKSDDSPGTPKKKKEAKKKFKLEPHDDQLFLDGNEVYVWIYDPVRFKTFAMGLILVIAVIAATLFPLWPAEMRVGVYYLSVAAGCFVASILLLAVARCILFLLIWLVTGGRHHFWFLPNLTADVGFIDSFRPLYTHDYKGPRSSNKKGPDKTDEKDAEDNKAQKSDSDEKSDSEKKDGDEEEEEEEEEEEESKEATGSKEAEGEATGAERHSDTDSDRREEEGSQHSNGNDFEMITREELEQHTEEETQGGEGGGEEAQGEEGGGEEAQERKEGGESEAKPQTAET comes from the exons ATGGCGGAGCGCAGGAAGCACAAGAAGCGGATCCAG GAGGTCAGCGAACCCACCAAGGAGGAGAAGGCGGTGGCCAAGTACATCCGGTTCAACTGCCCGACCAAGTCCACCACCATGGTGGGCCACCGAGTCGACTACTTCATTG CCTCCAAGGCGGTGGACAGTCTGATGGACTCCAAGTGGGCCAAGGCCAAGAAGGGAGAGGAGGCGCTGTTCACCACCAGGGAGTCCGTGTTGGATTATTGCAACAG ACTCTTAAAGAAGCAGTTCTTCCACCGGGCTCTCAAAGTGGTGAAGAAAAAACCAGAGAAAGACaccaagaaggagaaggagaaggagaaggagaaggagaaagagaagaccaAGGGTGACAGtggcaaagaggaggagaaaaaggggaagaaggacaaagaaaagaagaaggagccgGAAGCTGTTGAAACcaagaaagagaaaagt GATGACAGTCCTGGAaccccgaagaagaagaaagaggcgaAGAAGAAGTTTAAACTGGAGCCTCATGACGATCAGCTGTTCCTGGATGGAAACGAG GTGTACGTGTGGATTTACGATCCTGTTCGTTTCAAGACATTTGCCATGGGACTGATACTCG tgattGCCGTGATAGCAGCCACTCTGTTCCCGCTGTGGCCAGCAGAAATGCGTGTCGGAGTTTACTACCTAAGTGTGGCGGCAGGCTGCTTCGTGGCCAGTATATTACTTCTTGCTGTTG CCCGTTGCATCCTCTTCCTGCTCATCTGGCTGGTGACCGGCGGGCGCCACCACTTCTGGTTCCTCCCCAACTTGACGGCAGACGTCGGTTTCATCGACTCGTTCCGGCCGCTCTACACTCACGACTACAAAGGGCCGCGGTCCAGCAACAAAAAGGGCCCGGACAAGACGGACGAGAAGGACGCCGAAGACAACAAGGCTCAGAAGTCAGACAGCGACGAGAAGTCGGACAGCGAGAAGAAGGacggcgacgaggaggaagaggaggaggaggaggaagaggaggagagcaaagAGGCCACGGGGAGTAAAGAAGCAGAGGGGGAGGCAACGGGGGCGGAGCGCCATTCAGACACAGACAGCGACCGCCGGGAGGAAGAAGGCTCGCAGCACAGCAACGGAAACGACTTTGAGATGATCACCAgggaggagctggagcagcacacagaggaggagacgcaggggggggaggggggaggagaggaggcgcagggggaggaggggggaggagaggaggcgcaggagaggaaagaaggggGTGAGAGTGAGGCTAAACCCCAGACTGCTGAAACATAA
- the samd7 gene encoding sterile alpha motif domain-containing protein 7 isoform X2 translates to MTPREQLRKMTALGEQGSLDEKHWYRLVNGMSAGELRQRQELIMRNQMAMAPQILSQGQQRLQGVPAQFEPRFMERELVPPSEMVASEARQMHMGSHLGPHLPPHANVMPGRAFPGAAGYGFLPSEPMETVARRQEFIHKQNIARMEMNAILHQKELENAHQKGLMGIDNPMSYPSNHMAFRGRQRMPDGHDVYVHRPTLDELHSNSILMSASPYPPISTLHRERGRRAGRRPNVHKSAESHVSNLKGQTEDKNVERSPGATSGEEKEVEAKGDVGEECPASKAHHHAKIDSEISAGSRKNYKEGEPGLRKACVSSQDGSDVANSGANDKDLSNQCSAFQEKFMYPSTGGTLTGIPYMFPVPGNGFLPSGPPNLFLNSDEVSEDIRKWTVNDVYNFINSVPTCSEYAQTFKDHMIDGETLPLLSEEHLLDTLGLKLGPALKIRSQVSRRMGNMLYMMNLPLATAALQANPEKPADRSSEAGSPVNCNSEEMMASPRDPDVLKSTEHLQETENNSPPSASSETA, encoded by the exons ATGACCCCACGAGAGCAGCTGAGGAAGATGACAGCGCTGGGAGAGCAGGGGTCCTTGGATGAGAAGCACTGGTACCGTCTGGTTAACGGCATGTCAGCTGGAG AGCTGAGGCAGAGGCAAGAGTTGATAATGAGGAACCAGATGGCCATGGCTCCACAGATCCTCTCCCAGGGGCAGCAGAGGTTACAGGGGGTCCCAGCGCAGTTTGAACCTCGTTTCATGGAGAG AGAGCTGGTGCCCCCCTCTGAGATGGTAGCATCTGAGGCCAGACAAATGCACATGGGCTCTCACCTGGGTCCACATCTACCTCCCCATGCCAATGTCATGCCCGGGAGAGCTTTTCCTGGAGCAG CTGGCTATGGCTTCTTGCCCTCGGAGCCCATGGAAACAGTTGCCCGGCGACAGGAGTTCATTCACAAGCAAAATATAGCCAG AATGGAGATGAATGCCATTCTGCACCAGAAGGAGCTGGAGAATGCCCACCAGAAGGGACTTATGGGAATTGATAATCCTATGTCGTACCCTTCCAACCACATGGCGTTCAGAGGTCGTCAGCGGATGCCGGACGGCCACGACGTCTACGTCCACCGTCCCACTCTGGATGAACTGCACTCGAACAGCATCCTCATGTCAGCCAGCCCTTACCCACCAATCAGCACGCTGCACCGAGAGAGGGGACGCAGGGCTGGCAGGAGGCCCAACGTGCACAAGAGCGCAGAGAGCCACGTGTCCAACCTGAAGGGCCAAACGGAAGACAAGAATGTGGAGCGGAGCCCGGGAGCCACATcaggggaggagaaagaggtggAGGCAAAGGGGGACGTGGGAGAGGAGTGTCCCGCCAGCAAGGCGCATCATCATGCAAAAATAGACTCTGAAATCTctgcaggaagcaggaagaacTACAAAGAGGGGGAGCCAGGTCTACGTAAAGCCTGTGTGAGCAGTCAAGATGGGTCCGATGTGGCCAACAGCGGAGCAAATGATAAAGACTTATCCAATCAATGTTCAGCTTTCCAGGAGAAGTTTATGTATCCCTCCACTGGTGGAACGCTCACAGGCATTCCGTACATGTTCCCAGTCCCCGGAAATGGTTTCCTTCCATCTG GTCCACCCAATCTCTTTCTCAACAGTGATGAGGTGTCTGAAGACATAAGGAAGTGGACAGTGAATGATGTCTACAACTTCATCAACAGCGTACCCACATGTTCAGAATATGCTCAG ACGTTTAAGGACCACATGATCGACGGGGAGACCCTGCCCCTCCTGTCAGAGGAGCACCTACTGGACACACTGGGACTCAAACTGGGACCGGCTCTTAAGATCCGCTCACAG GTGTCCAGGCGTATGGGCAACATGTTGTACATGATGAACCTGCCGCTCGCCACCGCAGCACTGCAGGCCAATCCTGAGAAGCCTGCAGACCGCTCATCAGAGGCCGGCTCCCCTGTGAACTGCAACAGCGAGGAGATGATGGCGAGTCCAAGAGACCCTGATGTCCTTAAGTCCACAGAGCACCTGCAGGAGACAGAAAACAATTCCCCTCCATCTGCCAGCAGTGAGACGGCCTGA